The Pseudoalteromonas spongiae UST010723-006 genome window below encodes:
- a CDS encoding TonB-dependent receptor domain-containing protein → MKPKKQFKANLVTLSVLCAFSSFSSVADENEQAQVQKEIEEVVATASRLKGSASAVIEERKNQAFVADIMGAEQISRTGDSDAASALRRVTGLSLVNDKFIYVRGLGERYSSVRLNGASVPSPDLTRSVIPLDIFPSSIIESLSVQKAYSPNMPAAFGGGDVNIRTKSIPDDRVFKVDIGASYKDTNDEGYTYEGGSDDWLGTDDGTRAMPGTVRAALNRYVNGLSDISIRNIRDIESKALGEDIGQDAAIALNKDLIKALPRDYGLQEESLNPDFGIKAVYGDRFDDVLGFGGSLGFLASVAYDNEWSNANEFGAVLSSADAAKAAQCSTKTFACYSAKNEKQTTKNNIKLNTSLNLGYKLDGHELTATYMKLRDTEDEASVAIYQEPSKSLSIDDGQVQRSHTTSFEERELDILQVRGQHNLTWSVLDGVGVDWHYTDSTATTEIPGELEITVRDEYQDGQYQRTFYNGSLGGNPYLYRFVDMEDQVENWGVNVNKVFYFDGSDIELSGGGYFIEKARDYRTDFFNYRFAQTQQVELAQSEDDALNIGSFFSNDSTVDNTDVELLFQEPTADDYLAAQMIDAYFGAFDYTINNNWRLSGGVRYEDFRQVALAFSRSAFDPALLEDKLSSEAIEQATVMEDDYFGSLSMTYSQDSYQVRFGYGNTVVRPDLRELTPVQYQDPLTDYRTLGNPYLESSYLDNFDTRVEFYLDNGDNYSIGAFYKDIDSPIEALLTESDGRFTLQFDNADNAVVYGIEAEWMTELSADMLGGAFFTSGNLTISDSEVTILESQRGDLTNLKRRMTGHSKYVANVQLNYDSHNGNHQASVIYNVFGDRILAAGVNNFDDAYEQPINSLDLVYSYYPNFNSTITFKVKNLLGQDFEVEQNDVLIRQKEMPTEISLDFSYEF, encoded by the coding sequence ATGAAACCAAAAAAGCAGTTTAAAGCTAATTTAGTTACGCTTTCGGTGCTTTGTGCGTTTTCGTCATTTTCCTCTGTTGCAGATGAGAATGAACAGGCACAAGTACAAAAGGAAATTGAAGAAGTTGTTGCAACCGCAAGCCGTTTAAAAGGCAGTGCAAGTGCAGTAATTGAAGAGCGTAAAAACCAAGCTTTCGTTGCCGACATTATGGGTGCTGAGCAAATTTCACGTACCGGTGATTCAGATGCTGCATCTGCGCTTCGTCGTGTAACAGGTTTAAGCTTAGTAAACGATAAATTTATTTATGTACGTGGTTTAGGTGAGCGTTACTCAAGCGTTCGATTAAATGGCGCATCTGTACCGAGCCCAGATTTAACGCGTAGCGTTATTCCACTTGATATCTTCCCATCAAGCATTATCGAGTCACTTTCAGTACAAAAAGCCTATTCACCAAATATGCCAGCGGCGTTCGGTGGTGGTGACGTAAATATTCGTACTAAAAGCATTCCTGATGATCGCGTGTTTAAAGTGGATATCGGTGCAAGCTATAAAGACACCAATGATGAAGGTTACACCTACGAAGGTGGCAGCGATGATTGGTTAGGTACCGACGACGGCACACGTGCTATGCCTGGCACGGTGCGTGCTGCACTTAATCGTTATGTTAACGGTTTATCGGATATTTCTATTCGAAACATTCGTGATATTGAGTCAAAAGCGCTTGGTGAAGATATCGGTCAAGACGCTGCGATTGCGTTAAACAAAGATCTGATTAAAGCACTGCCACGTGATTATGGATTACAAGAAGAAAGCTTAAATCCAGATTTTGGCATTAAAGCAGTTTATGGTGACCGTTTTGACGATGTATTGGGTTTTGGCGGGTCGCTTGGCTTTTTGGCAAGCGTTGCATATGACAATGAGTGGTCTAATGCAAATGAGTTTGGTGCCGTATTATCGTCAGCCGATGCAGCCAAGGCAGCGCAGTGTTCAACAAAAACTTTTGCCTGTTATTCGGCTAAAAATGAAAAGCAAACTACCAAAAATAATATCAAGCTAAATACCTCTTTAAATTTAGGTTATAAACTTGATGGCCATGAATTAACGGCAACATACATGAAACTTCGTGATACCGAAGACGAAGCGTCAGTTGCTATTTATCAAGAGCCATCAAAATCATTAAGTATTGATGATGGTCAAGTTCAGCGCAGTCATACAACGTCATTTGAAGAGCGTGAATTAGATATTCTTCAAGTTCGCGGTCAGCATAATTTAACGTGGAGTGTATTAGATGGCGTTGGTGTAGATTGGCATTATACCGATTCAACGGCGACGACAGAAATTCCAGGTGAACTTGAAATCACAGTGCGCGATGAGTATCAAGACGGTCAATACCAACGTACCTTCTATAATGGCTCACTCGGTGGCAACCCGTATTTATATCGCTTTGTTGATATGGAAGATCAGGTTGAAAACTGGGGCGTAAATGTAAACAAGGTATTTTACTTTGATGGTTCTGACATTGAGCTTTCAGGTGGTGGTTACTTTATAGAAAAAGCGCGTGATTATCGCACTGACTTCTTTAACTACCGCTTTGCACAAACTCAGCAAGTAGAACTGGCTCAAAGTGAAGATGATGCATTAAACATTGGCAGTTTCTTCAGTAACGACAGCACAGTAGATAACACAGATGTTGAGCTATTATTCCAAGAGCCAACAGCAGATGACTACTTAGCAGCGCAAATGATTGACGCATATTTTGGTGCATTCGATTACACCATTAATAACAACTGGCGTTTAAGCGGTGGTGTGCGTTATGAAGATTTCCGTCAAGTTGCGTTAGCGTTTTCACGAAGTGCATTTGATCCTGCATTACTTGAAGATAAGCTAAGCAGCGAAGCCATTGAGCAAGCGACAGTAATGGAAGACGACTACTTTGGCTCACTTTCTATGACGTACAGTCAAGATAGCTACCAAGTACGTTTTGGTTACGGCAACACGGTTGTTCGCCCAGATCTACGTGAACTTACGCCTGTTCAATATCAAGACCCACTAACTGATTATCGTACCCTTGGTAATCCGTACTTAGAGTCAAGTTACCTTGATAACTTTGACACACGTGTGGAGTTTTACCTAGACAACGGTGATAACTACTCAATTGGTGCATTCTATAAAGATATTGATAGCCCAATTGAAGCGTTACTTACTGAAAGTGATGGTCGTTTTACACTGCAATTTGATAACGCAGACAACGCAGTTGTTTACGGTATTGAAGCGGAGTGGATGACAGAACTAAGTGCTGATATGTTAGGCGGTGCGTTCTTTACATCAGGTAACTTAACGATAAGTGATTCAGAAGTTACAATTTTAGAGAGTCAGCGCGGCGATTTAACAAATCTTAAACGTCGAATGACAGGTCACTCTAAGTACGTTGCAAACGTTCAGCTTAACTATGATTCTCACAATGGTAATCATCAAGCGTCCGTTATCTACAATGTATTTGGCGACCGTATTCTTGCGGCTGGTGTTAATAACTTTGACGATGCATACGAGCAACCAATTAACTCGTTAGACCTTGTATATAGTTATTATCCAAACTTTAACTCAACGATTACGTTCAAAGTTAAAAACCTACTAGGTCAAGACTTTGAAGTTGAGCAAAATGACGTATTAATTCGTCAAAAAGAAATGCCAACGGAAATCAGCTTAGACTTCTCATACGAGTTCTAA
- the asd gene encoding aspartate-semialdehyde dehydrogenase, translating into MLKVGLVGWRGMVGSILMERMQQEGDFTKIDATFFTTSQTGQLGPDIAGDAKPLLDANDINELAKMDVVLTCQGGDYTKAVYPALRETGWNGYWIDAASALRMADDSIIVLDPVNLDVIKRGLEQGVKTFVGGNCTVSLMLLALGGLFEQDLIEWVSPMTYQAASGAGARNMKELIAQMGEIHNEVADKLDPASAILEVDKLVSEKIKSDTLPTDQFGVPLAGSLIPWIDVPMPSGQSKEEWKAEVEANKILGSNKQPIPVDGLCVRIGAMRCHSQAMTIKLKKDISVEEVESILASHNQWVKVVPNEREVTSKELTPVNVTGTLSIPVGRIRKLSMGPEYISAFTVGDQLLWGAAEPLRRMLRIITD; encoded by the coding sequence ATGTTAAAAGTTGGTTTAGTCGGTTGGCGTGGTATGGTTGGCTCCATATTAATGGAGCGTATGCAACAGGAAGGTGATTTTACGAAAATTGATGCGACCTTTTTCACCACCTCACAAACCGGCCAACTTGGACCTGATATCGCAGGTGACGCAAAACCATTATTAGACGCAAATGACATCAATGAGCTGGCTAAAATGGACGTGGTACTCACGTGTCAGGGCGGCGATTATACCAAAGCTGTGTACCCAGCATTACGTGAAACCGGTTGGAATGGTTACTGGATTGATGCTGCATCTGCACTACGTATGGCTGATGACAGTATTATTGTATTAGATCCCGTAAACCTTGATGTAATTAAACGAGGGTTAGAGCAGGGGGTTAAAACTTTTGTTGGCGGTAACTGCACTGTTTCACTTATGCTTCTTGCTTTAGGTGGCTTGTTTGAGCAAGACCTTATTGAGTGGGTAAGCCCAATGACTTACCAAGCAGCATCGGGTGCAGGCGCACGTAATATGAAAGAACTCATTGCGCAAATGGGTGAAATTCATAACGAAGTGGCTGACAAACTTGATCCTGCATCGGCGATTTTAGAAGTGGATAAACTCGTTTCTGAAAAAATTAAATCAGATACTTTGCCAACCGATCAATTTGGTGTGCCGTTAGCAGGTAGCTTAATTCCATGGATTGATGTGCCAATGCCTTCAGGTCAAAGTAAAGAAGAATGGAAAGCGGAAGTTGAAGCAAACAAGATTTTAGGTAGCAATAAGCAGCCTATTCCAGTTGATGGACTATGTGTAAGAATTGGCGCGATGCGCTGTCATTCACAGGCGATGACAATTAAATTGAAAAAAGACATTTCGGTAGAAGAAGTTGAATCAATTTTAGCGTCACATAATCAATGGGTAAAAGTTGTACCTAATGAACGTGAAGTAACAAGTAAAGAACTTACGCCAGTTAATGTAACCGGAACCCTATCTATTCCTGTCGGTCGTATTCGTAAATTATCGATGGGCCCAGAATATATAAGTGCGTTCACGGTTGGTGATCAGCTGCTTTGGGGCGCTGCGGAGCCACTGCGTAGAATGTTACGTATCATTACTGATTAA
- a CDS encoding GNAT family N-acetyltransferase: protein MLVRQAILNDSVAISELISRLTVKYVLPSCESKVHHILLNSMSSKQVSNNLQNGYYYLLAENANKQLIGVAGLKDYSHLYHLFVCDNHQGRGIAKTLWQIIKRDAERINNTKQFTVNSAITAESVYLSFGFKRLSGIRNRDGMVDIPMTLTL from the coding sequence ATGTTGGTAAGACAGGCAATACTTAACGATTCAGTGGCGATTAGTGAACTGATAAGCAGATTAACGGTAAAGTACGTATTACCATCATGTGAAAGTAAGGTTCACCACATACTACTGAACTCAATGAGTTCTAAGCAGGTAAGCAACAACCTACAAAATGGCTACTATTACTTGCTTGCAGAAAACGCCAACAAACAACTTATCGGTGTTGCGGGGTTAAAAGATTATAGCCATCTTTATCATTTATTTGTCTGTGATAATCACCAAGGGCGGGGCATTGCTAAAACCTTGTGGCAAATCATCAAGCGTGATGCAGAGCGTATCAATAATACCAAGCAGTTCACGGTTAATTCGGCAATAACAGCTGAAAGTGTTTATTTATCTTTTGGTTTTAAGCGACTATCAGGCATACGCAATAGAGACGGTATGGTAGATATACCCATGACCCTTACCCTTTAA